The Oncorhynchus nerka isolate Pitt River linkage group LG24, Oner_Uvic_2.0, whole genome shotgun sequence genome has a window encoding:
- the LOC135564393 gene encoding transmembrane protein 275-like, whose translation MVLSEKSSRASGPKKACRKWGLWPQSFPSPALCCACGLGIMLAGINITLVGAFTFKSFIPASNPSIVIGPLLLIVALSFFGACCMCSRRAPARDTRKAKGGESWGLMRMGAGATFEMETSEHTLQDTTAVQLSPTNSPTSSHKSSNSTHRDTPALRACEDDPASRACELTTSETYNIDVTPDDQVLTAEDQAMTSEDQAFTTENQALTTDDQALTSEDQALTSEDQVLTSEDQAMTSEDQAITSEDQALTSEDQALTTQDQALTSED comes from the coding sequence ATGGTCCTTTCCGAGAAGAGCTCCAGGGCCTCGGGGCCTAAGAAAGCATGCAGAAAATGGGGCCTATGGCCCCAGAGTTTCCCCTCCCCGGCCCTGTGCTGCGCCTGTGGCCTGGGGATCATGCTGGCAGGCATCAACATCACCTTGGTGGGGGCTTTCACTTTCAAGTCCTTCATCCCCGCCAGCAACCCATCCATCGTCATTGGGCCACTGCTCCTAATAGTGGCTCTGTCCTTTTTTGGGGCATGCTGCATGTGTAGCCGACGGGCTCCGGCCCGCGATACCCGTAAGGCAAAGGGGGGCGAGAGCTGGGGGCTGATGCGGATGGGGGCCGGCGCAACGTTTGAGATGGAGACGAGCGAACACACGCTGCAGGACACCACCGCCGTGCAGCTCAGTCCCACCAACTCCCCGACCTCCTCCCACAAGTCTAGTAACTCCACCCATAGGGACACCCCTGCACTGCGGGCCTGTGAGGATGACCCTGCCTCCAGGGCCTGCGAGCTCACCACCTCAGAGACCTATAATATAGATGTGACACCTGATGACCAGGTCTTGACCGCAGAGGACCAGGCAATGACCTCTGAGGACCAGGCATTCACCACTGAGAACCAGGCATTGACCACGGATGACCAGGCATTGACCTCTGAGGACCAGGCATTGACCTCTGAGGACCAGGTATTGACCTCTGAGGACCAGGCAATGACCTCTGAGGACCAGGCAATAACCTCTGAGGACCAGGCATTGACCTCTGAAGACCAGGCATTGACCACTCAGGACCAGGCATTGACCTCTGAGGACTAG